A genome region from Bacillaceae bacterium IKA-2 includes the following:
- a CDS encoding aspartyl-phosphate phosphatase Spo0E family protein: protein MLVEVIEKKRLHMIYLASILGMSSNKTIKCSQELDELLNLVQNNVFKY, encoded by the coding sequence ATGCTCGTCGAGGTTATTGAAAAAAAGAGATTGCACATGATTTATTTAGCTAGTATTTTGGGAATGTCATCGAATAAAACCATTAAGTGTAGTCAGGAGTTGGACGAGCTACTTAATTTAGTACAAAATAACGTATTTAAGTACTAA
- a CDS encoding glycoside hydrolase family 65 protein, which yields MKQYLKLDEWSIIEEGFDPENHEVSESVFSIGNGHMGQRANFEEDYSGKSLQGSYLAGVYYPDKTRVGWWKNGYPEYFAKVLNATNWIGLSLEIAGENLDLHNLKVSNFVRTLNMKKGFLERSFVVTFSDGKEVKINVKRFVSLVDKEIGAIRYSLTPVNFDGELKVTSYLDGDIKNQDANYDEKFWGEVAKEITTDFGTVTIKTKKSNYLLCSTMKTELFQDGEKLSLTPELTEKEKYLSHTFTHQLQSRQETVIYKYVSNVTSRDYDGLELAYVGKKRLQTAITKGFEKMLTEQAGAWSKKWEQSDIVIDGDVSAQQGIRFNIFQLNQTYTGEDDRLNIGPKGFTGEKYGGSTYWDTEAYCLPFYLSTADPKISKNLLIYRYKHLQKAIENAEKLGFSGGAALYPMVTMNGEESHNEWEITFEEIHRNGAIAYAIYNYVTYTNDKSYLGEYGLEVLVAISRFWAQRVNYVKAKDQYMILGVTGPNEYENNVNNNWYTNRIAAWTLEYTLSVIDYLKETDGARFKELQNGLNIIEGETDQWVEISTKMYFPFDKESNVFLQQDGFLDKELIAVKDLDKKHLPLNQTWSWDRILRSCFIKQADVLQGIYFLNDEFDIETKKKNFDFYEPMTVHESSLSPCVHAILACELGYKDKAYEMYLRTSRLDLDNYNNDTEDGCHITSMAGTWLSVVQGFGGVKVSNDQLILNPFIPTEWKSFAFKIGFRGVLLTIKVSENEITITNETEKAMSVIVHSNKYIVNGNDHLAIEH from the coding sequence ATGAAACAGTATTTAAAGCTTGATGAATGGTCAATTATCGAAGAAGGTTTTGACCCAGAAAATCATGAAGTTTCTGAAAGTGTTTTTAGTATTGGTAATGGACATATGGGTCAGCGAGCAAATTTTGAAGAGGATTATTCAGGTAAATCACTTCAAGGCAGTTATCTTGCTGGTGTATATTATCCAGATAAAACGCGAGTCGGTTGGTGGAAGAATGGTTATCCTGAATATTTTGCAAAAGTATTGAACGCGACGAACTGGATTGGGTTAAGCTTGGAAATTGCGGGAGAAAATTTAGACTTACATAACCTTAAGGTAAGTAATTTTGTACGGACTTTAAATATGAAAAAAGGATTTCTAGAGCGTTCATTTGTAGTAACCTTTTCAGATGGAAAGGAAGTTAAAATTAATGTAAAACGTTTTGTCAGCCTTGTTGATAAAGAGATAGGGGCGATTCGCTACTCATTAACACCTGTAAACTTTGATGGTGAATTGAAAGTAACGTCTTACCTTGATGGTGATATCAAGAATCAAGATGCGAATTATGATGAGAAATTTTGGGGTGAGGTAGCTAAGGAAATTACAACTGACTTTGGCACTGTTACGATAAAAACGAAGAAATCTAATTATCTTCTTTGTTCTACAATGAAAACAGAACTTTTTCAAGATGGTGAAAAGCTTTCATTAACACCAGAACTTACTGAAAAAGAAAAATATCTTTCCCATACGTTTACTCACCAGCTTCAAAGTCGCCAAGAAACGGTTATTTACAAATATGTTTCTAATGTAACATCTAGGGATTATGACGGATTAGAATTAGCTTATGTTGGAAAAAAGAGGCTGCAAACAGCAATAACTAAAGGTTTTGAAAAAATGCTCACCGAACAAGCAGGAGCATGGTCTAAAAAATGGGAACAAAGTGATATTGTCATAGACGGTGATGTGAGCGCGCAACAAGGAATTCGCTTTAATATTTTTCAACTTAATCAGACTTACACTGGTGAAGATGATCGTTTAAACATCGGCCCAAAAGGTTTTACTGGTGAAAAATATGGCGGGAGTACGTATTGGGATACAGAGGCTTACTGCTTACCATTTTATTTAAGTACAGCAGATCCAAAAATTTCAAAAAACTTACTTATCTATCGCTATAAACATTTACAAAAAGCAATTGAAAATGCCGAAAAACTAGGGTTTTCAGGTGGGGCCGCACTTTATCCAATGGTAACAATGAATGGTGAGGAATCTCATAATGAATGGGAAATTACCTTCGAAGAAATCCACCGAAACGGAGCGATTGCTTACGCGATTTACAACTATGTTACATATACAAATGATAAATCTTATCTAGGGGAATATGGCTTAGAAGTATTAGTAGCAATATCAAGATTTTGGGCACAACGGGTAAATTATGTTAAGGCTAAAGACCAATATATGATTTTAGGCGTAACGGGACCAAATGAATATGAAAATAACGTTAATAATAATTGGTATACAAACCGGATTGCGGCTTGGACGCTTGAGTACACGCTTTCTGTAATCGATTATCTTAAAGAAACAGATGGAGCGCGTTTTAAGGAACTTCAAAATGGATTGAACATTATCGAGGGAGAAACGGACCAATGGGTTGAAATCTCTACTAAAATGTATTTTCCGTTTGATAAGGAATCAAACGTATTTTTACAGCAAGACGGGTTTCTTGATAAAGAGTTAATCGCTGTGAAAGATTTAGATAAGAAACATTTGCCGTTAAACCAAACTTGGTCATGGGATCGAATTCTTCGTTCTTGCTTTATTAAGCAAGCAGACGTTCTTCAAGGGATTTATTTTTTAAATGATGAGTTTGACATTGAGACAAAGAAAAAGAATTTTGATTTTTATGAACCGATGACTGTTCATGAATCTTCATTATCTCCTTGTGTTCATGCGATTTTAGCTTGTGAGCTTGGTTATAAAGATAAGGCATATGAAATGTATTTACGGACCTCACGTCTTGATCTCGATAATTACAACAATGATACAGAGGATGGTTGTCATATAACTAGTATGGCTGGAACATGGCTAAGTGTTGTTCAAGGCTTCGGAGGCGTTAAAGTAAGTAATGACCAATTGATTTTAAATCCATTTATTCCTACTGAGTGGAAGTCATTTGCATTTAAAATTGGTTTCAGAGGAGTACTTCTAACTATTAAAGTATCTGAAAATGAAATTACGATTACAAATGAAACAGAAAAAGCGATGTCTGTTATTGTTCACAGTAATAAGTATATAGTGAATGGAAATGATCATCTAGCGATTGAACATTAA
- the yppF gene encoding YppF family protein, which translates to MVLRLLIEKFITERDDRLINVNQLLDFAFLCYLDNKYTISEYRTLLNELMLRGATKPDYYFAEEKHKAIV; encoded by the coding sequence ATGGTACTAAGACTACTGATTGAAAAATTTATTACAGAAAGAGACGATAGACTAATAAATGTAAACCAGCTATTAGATTTTGCCTTTTTATGCTACTTGGATAATAAATATACAATTTCCGAATATCGTACTTTATTAAACGAACTAATGCTAAGAGGAGCAACAAAACCAGACTATTACTTTGCAGAAGAAAAACACAAAGCTATAGTATGA
- the fumC gene encoding class II fumarate hydratase: MSYRIEKDTLGEVRVPSNKWWGAQTERSRQNFKIGTEKIPNEVIDAFLLLKRAAATTNQQLGKLEDKKAEAIVLAIDELRTNLSHEHFPLVVWQTGSGTQSNMNVNEVVAFKANQLLELKGEAFLVHPNDDVNRSQSSNDTFPTAMHIAALLKVETELLPSLRDFKATLAAKMNEFNDVIKIGRTHLQDATPLTFGQEISGWFRMMEKCEAMISESLEHIRELAIGGTAVGTGINAHPRFGQLVAEEVSQLTGKSFKTAENKFHALTSHDELVYLHGSLKALAADVMKIANDVRWLASGPRCGIGEITIPANEPGSSIMPGKINPTQSEAITMVVAQVMGNDATISFAASQGNFQLNVFKPVIIYNFIQSATLLADAIRSFNDNCAIGIKVNKDVIEKYLANSLMLVTALNPHIGYEKAAQIAKNAHQQGLTLKAATIASGFLTSEEYDDIVDPKKMITPKE, translated from the coding sequence TTGTCTTATCGAATTGAAAAAGATACTCTTGGAGAAGTACGAGTTCCTAGTAACAAATGGTGGGGAGCTCAAACAGAACGAAGTCGGCAAAATTTTAAAATAGGTACAGAAAAAATCCCTAATGAGGTTATTGATGCATTTTTGCTTTTAAAAAGAGCCGCAGCAACAACAAACCAACAGTTAGGAAAATTGGAAGATAAAAAAGCTGAAGCTATCGTCTTGGCAATCGATGAGTTAAGAACCAATTTAAGTCATGAGCATTTCCCGTTAGTTGTCTGGCAAACAGGTAGTGGCACACAATCAAATATGAATGTAAACGAAGTAGTCGCCTTTAAAGCAAACCAACTGCTTGAACTAAAAGGAGAAGCTTTTTTGGTTCACCCTAATGATGATGTAAACCGCTCACAAAGTTCAAATGATACATTTCCAACTGCCATGCATATCGCGGCGCTACTAAAAGTAGAAACAGAGTTACTGCCAAGTCTAAGGGACTTTAAAGCAACTTTAGCTGCTAAAATGAATGAATTTAACGATGTCATAAAAATTGGCCGAACACATCTACAAGATGCAACGCCGCTTACATTTGGTCAAGAAATTAGTGGTTGGTTTCGAATGATGGAAAAGTGTGAGGCAATGATCTCTGAAAGCTTGGAACATATACGTGAGCTAGCTATTGGTGGAACAGCTGTAGGAACAGGAATAAATGCTCATCCTCGCTTTGGCCAGTTAGTTGCCGAAGAAGTGAGCCAACTAACTGGAAAGTCATTTAAAACAGCTGAAAATAAGTTTCATGCCTTAACTAGTCACGATGAGCTTGTTTATTTACACGGTTCCTTAAAAGCACTAGCGGCAGATGTAATGAAAATTGCTAATGATGTTCGTTGGTTAGCAAGTGGCCCTCGTTGTGGGATTGGTGAAATTACGATTCCAGCAAATGAACCTGGAAGTTCGATCATGCCTGGTAAAATTAATCCAACTCAAAGTGAAGCGATCACAATGGTTGTAGCTCAAGTTATGGGTAATGATGCGACGATTTCATTCGCTGCGAGCCAAGGAAATTTCCAACTAAATGTCTTTAAGCCAGTTATTATTTATAATTTCATTCAGTCAGCAACACTTCTAGCTGATGCAATTCGTTCTTTTAACGACAATTGTGCTATTGGGATTAAAGTTAATAAGGATGTAATCGAGAAATACTTAGCTAACTCCTTAATGCTAGTAACTGCTTTAAATCCTCATATTGGTTATGAAAAAGCAGCTCAAATTGCAAAAAATGCTCATCAACAAGGATTAACATTAAAGGCGGCGACAATAGCAAGTGGCTTTTTAACAAGTGAGGAATATGATGATATTGTTGATCCAAAAAAAATGATTACGCCAAAAGAATAG